The Cytobacillus oceanisediminis genomic interval ATTCCCGAGCTGAAGAAGAAGGCAGAAGAGTCGAATGACCAGATGAAGTTCCAGGAAGTGAACGATATGATGCAGTTTGCCGACCGCCTGGATAAACGCCTTTATGACTTGAAGCTGAGCCGTGAAATAACGATTCAAAGCGCACCGCAGATTCGTCTGATTCAGAATACCAATCAGGCATTGGTTGAAAAAATCCAGTCTTCCATCATGACGGCCATCCCGCTTTGGAAAAACCAGGTGGCCATCGCATTGACATTGCTTCGCCAGCGCCATGCCGTCGAAGCCCAGAAGAAGGTCTCAAAAACAACTAATGATCTTCTTTTGAAAAATGCAGAAATGCTGAAAATGAATACAATTGAAACGGCACGTGAGAATGAGCGGGGCCTTGTCGACATCGAAACGTTAAAGAAAACACAGGAGAACCTGATTTCCACTCTTGAAGAAACCCTGAGAATCCAGGAGGAGGGCCGCCATAAACGCCGGCAGGCAGAACACGACCTGGCCAATATGGAAAATGATTTGAGACAGAAGCTGCTGGAGATTAAGGGAAATTAGAGGGATAAAAAAAGAGCGATGTTCAATCAAACGTTTGATTGAAATCGCTCTTTGCTTTTTAAACTGTTAATCCTGCTTCAGGGGCAGGTGTTTGTTTTTTTATAGGCAGCTTGATGACAGCTTCTGTTCCTTTCCCTTTTTCACTATTGAAATAAATGGATCCATTATGAGATTGGACAATTTTGAAGCTGACTGTAAGTCCGAGGCCGGTGCCTTTCTCCTTCGAAGAATAGAAAGGTTCACCGATCCTGTTAAGGCGTTCTTCCGACATGCCGCAGCCATCATCCTTAACCAGGATAGTCATCTGCTGGTCTTCCGCCTGCAGTGTAACCGTTACTTTACCGCCATCTCTTGATGCTTCAATGGCATTTTTTATTATATTAATAAAAAGCTGCTTTAGCTGATTCGGTTCACATTCAATCATATACACATCCGATTTTAATAGAAATTCTATCTGGACATTGTGCATGCTGGCTTCTGTTTTCAAAAGCGAAATGACATTAAAAAGGATTTTTTGAACATCCGCTTTTGTAAAACAAATATCCTGAGGCTTGGCAAGGAGCAGCAGCTCTCCAACAATATGGTTGATCCGGTCCAGCTCCTCCTGCATGATCTGATAATAGAATTGATGCTTTTCATCTTCCAGCTGCATGAGCTGCACGAAGCCTTTTAAAGATGTCAGCGGATTTCTGATTTCGTGCGCAACACTGGCAGACAGCTCGCCAACCACAGAAAGCTTTTCGGTGCGGCGCAATCTTTCTTCAGCTTGCCGAAGCTTTGTCACATCTTTTCCATAGCCGATGATTCCGGCAATTTGACCGTTCACAATGAGCGGAAGCGCGGTGCATTGAATAGTGAGCTGGCTGCCATTTTTATGATTGAATTCAAATTCACAGGTTTTCGGCTGTTTATCTTCAAGGATGCCTGTAAAGTCTTCAATGGCCTTCATTTTATAAGGAGCTGGTATGATTTCATTGATGCTTTTACCCAATGTCTCATCAGGACTGTAGCCTGTCACCGCTTTGAATTGGGGATTTACTTTAGTGATGGTGCCATGAAGGTCAGTCATAAAGACAATTTCAGTATTATATTCAAACAAGGATTTATATTGCTGCTGGCTTTCGGCAAGAAGCTTCTCCACATGCTTTCTTTCTGTAATATCCCGGCCGATAATGACCAGTCCTTTTCGGCTTCCATCGTCATGAAAGAGCGGCACTTTAATCGTATCAAAAGTTTTTTCTGTTCCGTCAGGCAAAGGAATGACTTCTTCGATGCGGGTAATTTTACCGTTTATCCAGGTTTCTTCATCTGAAGTTTCACAGTAGCGAAGTGCGTCTGCATAAAAATCAGTGTACTCGGCCAGTTCAGAGTCCTTCTTGCCTTTATAATCGGCATTTTCAAGATTGAACAACTTAAGTCCAAATTCATTAGACTCAATCCAGCGGCCCTGTCCGTCTTTAAAATTTACAAAGTCAACCATGGAATTGATTAAAGTGGAAAGGCGCTTTTCATCTTCCCTCGAGGCACTGAGCTCATCTCTTTTGCCAATAAAATAATAGAGCAGCCAGCCTGTAACGATAATGTACAGAAACTCTTTTGCTCTAAAAAGAAAACTGACAAGAGAAGAGGGCTCAAGCATATGCAAAAGGTAGTTCGTTCCGAATACCCAAATAAGGCTGATAATTACATATAAGCCCAATACCTTTTTTTTATTCATTAGCTTATATTTCTCCTGTTCTCTATCTGGCTGAAAAAAAGAGCTGGAATTCAGTCAAATAAGTATTTTTTCGCTGTATAATAAAAGAATATAAGTTGCATATACAAATTATTTACAGTTTCTATTCTATATGATTTTAGTAGAGTCTTCTAGTGCCTAGAAATTAGTAAAGCCATATTATAAGGAATTAGAAAGGGAAGAACAAGCATGTATCTTACCATTAAAGAAACCGCAGAATATTTATCTTACCCTGAGTCATATGTAGAAAGCTTGATTCAGCAAAAGAAAATACGCGCCATTTATGATGGAGAACAGTATTTAATATATAAGGAACAGTTTGATGCCCATATAAAGCAGGTGGAAAAATACAGGGAGCTGGTGGAAGAAATACTAAATGAGCCGATACCTGAGGATCGGGATATCAAAGATGAAGATTAAATAGGACAATTTTCCTTGAATCACATTATTTTACAATGATTATTAGTTTGGATAAACTATAAGTAAATAATGTGTTAAAGGAGGAAGTATGGATGTTTGATATCTTAATTGTGGGTGCAGGCCCTGCTGGTGCAAGTGCTGCGCTATTTGCTGCAAAAGCGGGCAAGAAGGTAGTGGTTGTGGATAATGATAAAAGCATGACTAAACGGGCGTGGGTTGAAAATCATTATGGCGTTATGGAAATCACTGGACCAGAACTGATCGAAACAGGCAAAAAGCAAGCTGCTAAGTTTGGGGCAGAGATCGCAGAAGGAACTGTTGATAACATTGAAAAAGCTGAAGGAAGTCTTACTGTAACAGCAGGAGAAAAATCATATTCAGCTAAGCATATAATTATAGCTGCGGGTCTTTCAACTGATTTAGCAGAAAAAGCTGGTTTAAAGACTAAAGCAGGCACCGAGCCGCGCATTAAAACGATTCTGGATGTTGATGCTGACGGCAAGACGAATGTCGATGGCATTTGGGCAGCCGGAACCGTTGCAGGAGTCAGCGTCCATACAATCATTACAGCTGGAGACGGTGCAAAAGTTGCGATTAACGTAATTAGTGAATTGAACGGCGAGCGTTATGTGGACCACGATATAATGAAATAGAAGGGAAAGAAGGCTTACCTGGGGCAGC includes:
- a CDS encoding PAS domain-containing sensor histidine kinase, coding for MNKKKVLGLYVIISLIWVFGTNYLLHMLEPSSLVSFLFRAKEFLYIIVTGWLLYYFIGKRDELSASREDEKRLSTLINSMVDFVNFKDGQGRWIESNEFGLKLFNLENADYKGKKDSELAEYTDFYADALRYCETSDEETWINGKITRIEEVIPLPDGTEKTFDTIKVPLFHDDGSRKGLVIIGRDITERKHVEKLLAESQQQYKSLFEYNTEIVFMTDLHGTITKVNPQFKAVTGYSPDETLGKSINEIIPAPYKMKAIEDFTGILEDKQPKTCEFEFNHKNGSQLTIQCTALPLIVNGQIAGIIGYGKDVTKLRQAEERLRRTEKLSVVGELSASVAHEIRNPLTSLKGFVQLMQLEDEKHQFYYQIMQEELDRINHIVGELLLLAKPQDICFTKADVQKILFNVISLLKTEASMHNVQIEFLLKSDVYMIECEPNQLKQLFINIIKNAIEASRDGGKVTVTLQAEDQQMTILVKDDGCGMSEERLNRIGEPFYSSKEKGTGLGLTVSFKIVQSHNGSIYFNSEKGKGTEAVIKLPIKKQTPAPEAGLTV
- a CDS encoding excisionase family DNA-binding protein, producing MYLTIKETAEYLSYPESYVESLIQQKKIRAIYDGEQYLIYKEQFDAHIKQVEKYRELVEEILNEPIPEDRDIKDED
- a CDS encoding FAD-dependent oxidoreductase, which encodes MFDILIVGAGPAGASAALFAAKAGKKVVVVDNDKSMTKRAWVENHYGVMEITGPELIETGKKQAAKFGAEIAEGTVDNIEKAEGSLTVTAGEKSYSAKHIIIAAGLSTDLAEKAGLKTKAGTEPRIKTILDVDADGKTNVDGIWAAGTVAGVSVHTIITAGDGAKVAINVISELNGERYVDHDIMK